The following proteins are encoded in a genomic region of Catharus ustulatus isolate bCatUst1 chromosome 4, bCatUst1.pri.v2, whole genome shotgun sequence:
- the LOC116994932 gene encoding LOW QUALITY PROTEIN: serine/threonine-protein kinase pim-1-like (The sequence of the model RefSeq protein was modified relative to this genomic sequence to represent the inferred CDS: deleted 4 bases in 3 codons), with translation MTLETPRGFLHLQEAAPREPSTTTKGSLIAAAPGIPLGEASGCSPGRPQQQRTAHDAGDSDGAALLRCSAAPAATSGPCPAPAVPLSSPTAARRRPLPGAQQEAGQKKQLQELYQLGPQLGSGGFGTVFSGIRLSDRSPVAIKRVARESVLQWDELPDGTRVPMEIVLMEKVGSGLTTVIQLLDWFELPDSFVLVMERPVASQDLLQFLLERSFLCEEMARWLFLQVLEAVRHCTACGVLHRDIKPQNLLVDPESGDLKLIDFGCGTFLQERPFTRFAGTHAYSPPEWIVLGCYHGHSATIWSLGVLLYVMVCGSLPFWDDRDIVSGQLFFEHQVSPECKHLIRWCLAKHPADRPELEEIFCHPWVRGRRF, from the exons ATGACCCTCGAGACACCAAGGGGGTTCCTCCATCTGCAGGAAGCTGCCCCAAGAGAGCCCTCGACCACCACAAAGGGCTCTCTAATAGCAG ctgctcctgggatccCCCTGGGCGAAGCCTCGGGCTGTAGCCCCGGCcgtccccagcagcagaggacaGCCCACGACGCCGGGGACAGCGACGGTGCCGCCCTGCTCCGCTGCTCAgcggctcctgcagccacctctgggccctgccctgccccagctgtgccgcTGTCCAGCCCGACGGCTGCCAGGCGGCGGCCGCTGCCCGGCGCGCAGCAGGAAGCAG ggcaaaagaagcagctgcaggagctgtaccAGCTGGGCCCGCAGCTGGGCAGCGGCGGCTTCGGCACCGTTTTCTCGGGCATCCGCCTCTCCGACAGGAGCCCG GTGGCCATCAAACGCGTGGCCCGGGAGAGCGTCCTGCAGTGGGACGAGCTG cccgaCGGCACCCGTGTTCCAATGGAGATCGTGCTGATGGAGAAGGTGGGCTCTGGCTTG ACTACAGTCATCCAGCTCCTCGACTGGTTTGAGCTGCCTGACAGCTTCGTACTGGTCATGGAGCGTCCAGTGGCATCACAGGAtctcctgcagttcctgctggag aggagcttcCTGTGCGAGGAGATGGCGCGCTGGCTTTTCCTG CAGGTGCTGGAGGCCGTGCGGCACTGCACTGCCTGCGGCGTCCTGCACCGTGACATCAAGCCGCAGAACCTCCTCGTGGACCCGGAGAGTGGCGACCTGAAACTCATTGATTTCGGTTGCGGCACCTTCCTCCAAGAGCGACCCTTCACACGATTTGCCG GAACGCACGCGTACAGCCCACCCGAGTGGATCGTCCTTGGCTGCTACCACGGCCATTCGGCAACCATCTGGTCCCTGGGCGTGCTGCTGTACGTCATGGTCTGCGGGAGTCTCCCCTTCTGGGACGACCGCGACATCGTGTCGGGGCAGCTCTTCTTCGAGCACCAGGTCTCTCCAG AGTGCAAACATCTGATCCGCTGGTGTTTGGCCAAGCACCCCGCGGAcaggccagagctggaagagatCTTCTGCCACCCTTGGGTGCGGGGCAGGCGTTTCTGA